The region CAACCAAACAGATTCCCGGGGGAACGGCTACCGGACGCTGGACTTGATCCGGACGGCAAAGGATGGGGAGCAGATAGCCGGATTGCACGTGCGCACAGGCCAGGGAATCGACCAAGCGGCAGGGCGCCCCGACAAAATCACCCTCGGCCTTATGGGCGAGCGCGGCGGATTCCGTTTCTGGCAAGGCCAACCCCGCCAGCTCCGCCAAGGCCCGCAGGGTCGCCACCGTCAAGGCCGAGCTGCTGCTGACGCCGCAAGAAACAGGCAAACCGGAGTGCACCTCAATATCGATTCCCCGGGTGGGCACCCAGCCCTTTTCAAGGGCCAAAGTCCACAAACAACCCACAAGGTAAAACGTCCAAGGTGCCAGCCTTCGCTCCTGCAACACACCGCGTAGCGCCGCTCCTCCCCCTGAGGTCCGCAACAGACCCGTCCACCATTCCAATGGAATCACCGCCTCATCCATGCCCTCCGATCGGAAACGCAATTCCGGCTGGTCTATGAGTCTCGCCCGAACCACGGTTTCCCCACGGGTCGGCATCTGCAGGACCAACGCCCCACTGTATTCGGCCACACCCCCCAGCACATCCAGCCGCCCGTGCGAGCGACCTTCAAAAACCTGACTTTCGTTCATGGACGTCCTTCCTTCGCGAACGGGACCCAAATCAGTTCCCCCAAGGGTCGGCTCATGCCCTTGGATGCTGGCAAAGCACCTTCCTGTTGTCGTGGAAAAAACACACCAGGGGCCTGGATCCCGGAACCGGCCGCCTGCAGGTGTTCTGACTTGAATCACCCGCCCGATCGCCGATTGTCACCCCATGGAATTCACCCTTCTCGTCCTGGCCGCAGGCATGGGCTCGCGCTACGGCGGGCTAAAACAAATCGACCCCGTCGGCCCCTCCGGCGAAACCCTCCTCGACTACAACATCTTCGACGCCCGCCGCGCCGGTTTCAGCCGCGTCGTCTTCGTCATCCGCCACTCCATCGAGGCCGATTTCAAAGCCCTCATCGGCCCACGCTACGAGGGCAAAATAATCGTCGACTACGCCTTCCAGGAACTCGACCTCCTCCCCGCCGGTTACAAGGTTCCCGCAGGCCGCGAAAAACCCTGGGGCACCTCCCACGCCGTGCTCGCCGCCAAAGACACCATCCGCAGCCCCTTCGCCATCGTCAACGCCGACGATTGCTATGGGCGAGATGCCCTCGCCCAGGCCGCGGCACACCTCGGCAAGTTGGCAACCCAGGGCGCTGTCCCGGAATACGGCCTGGTCGGCTATCCCATGCGCAACACCCTTTCCGAGAACGGCACCGTCTCGCGCGGCGTCTGCCAAGCGGACCCGGCAGGCTTCCTCACCAGCGTGGTCGAGGAAACCAAGATCGAGAAAGACGGAAACGGCGGAAAAGTAGCCCGGCCCGACGGCTCCACCGCCAAGTTCACCGGCGACGAACCTGTCTCGATGAACCTCTGGACCTTCACCCCGGACGTTTTTCCGAAAATCGAAAACGGCTTCAAATCCTTCCTCGACCGGAGCGTCGGCGAATTGAAGGCCGAATACTACATCCCCACCCTGGCCGACGAACTCATCCAGTCCGATCAGGCGAAATTCCGCGTCCTCACCACATCGAGCACTTGGCTGGGTGTGACCTACCGCGAAGACAAACCCCTCGTGCAAGCCGGCATCCGGAAGCTGATCGACGCCGGCGTCTACCCCGAACGTTTGGATTGATCACGATTCTGATGCAGGAGCGGTGCCCTGCTCCTGCCGGGTTTCCTGATTCCTAGGCAGAATCCTCCGTCTGATTCTGCTGTTGGCTTCTGTCTTCCTTGCTTCATCCTCTTCCCTCTCCCTTCCACATGATCGCGCCATGACTCTTCCCGACACCGAAACCCCGGCCAGCAGCAGCAAGCGCAGAAAAATCCTCGGTGCCGCCATCTTTGTCGGACTTCTGGTCATTGCCTTTTCCCTTTGGAGGCACTTGGCCCCCGTCAACTCCGTCTACCAGGGTTACGTCGAGGCCGATTACCTCTATGTGGCCTCCCCGGTAGCCGGACGGCTGCTGGATTTGTCCGTGCACCGCGGCGACAAGACCAAGTCCGGCCAAACTTTGTTCCGCTTGGAACCCAATCCCGAGGCCGAACAGGCCGCCGAAACCAGGGCCCGCCTCGTCCTGGCCGAACAAAACTGGGAACGTGCCCAACAAATGATGCCCTCCGGTTCGATTTCGCGCCAGCAATACGACCAGAACGAAAGCGAATGGAAGGCCGCCCGGGAAGCCCACTCACAAATCCAATGGCGCCTCGACCAGAAAACCCAGCTCGCCCCCGGCGCCGCCTATGTCCAGGACACGACCTACGTTCCCGGCGAATGGGTCCCGGAGGGCCGGCCCGTGGTTGTGCTCCTTCCCCCCGAGCGCATCAAGATCCGTTTCTACGTCAATGCCGCCACGCTCAACACCCTCCGCCCGGGCGACCTCCTGACGGTCAAACCCTATGGCGGGGACACTTCGTTCCCGGCCACGGTCAATTACCTCTCCACCAAGGCCGAATACACCCCGCCCGTCATTTACAGCAACGACACCCGCGACAAACTCACCTTCCTCGTTGAAGCGGCACCCGACCCCGAAATCCGGGAACGACTCCACCCGGGACAACCAGTGGAAATCCGCCGCGCCCAAAGCCCATGACCGGAACCGATCTCGTCATCGATGTCCGGAACGTGACGAAGCGGTTTGACGGGAAAACCGTGGTCGACGGCCTGGCCATGCAAGTCAGGAAGGGGGAGATCTACGGATTCCTCGGCCCGAACGGAAGCGGCAAAACCACCTTCATCCGCATGATCTGCGGCCTGCTGCGCGCGGATGAGGGCGAAGGCACCTGTCTCGGCTACGACTTCCGCACCCAATCCGACGAAATCAAACGCCAGGTCGGCTACATGACGCAGAAGTTCAGCCTCTACGAGGATCTGAGCCTGGAGGAAAACCTGGATTTCATCGCCAACATCTACGGCATGAAAAACCATAAGCCCGCCGTGGCGGAGTGCCTGGAAAACCTTGGTCTCTCCGATCGCAAGCGCCAACTGGCCGGCC is a window of Candidatus Methylacidiphilales bacterium DNA encoding:
- a CDS encoding NTP transferase domain-containing protein, with protein sequence MEFTLLVLAAGMGSRYGGLKQIDPVGPSGETLLDYNIFDARRAGFSRVVFVIRHSIEADFKALIGPRYEGKIIVDYAFQELDLLPAGYKVPAGREKPWGTSHAVLAAKDTIRSPFAIVNADDCYGRDALAQAAAHLGKLATQGAVPEYGLVGYPMRNTLSENGTVSRGVCQADPAGFLTSVVEETKIEKDGNGGKVARPDGSTAKFTGDEPVSMNLWTFTPDVFPKIENGFKSFLDRSVGELKAEYYIPTLADELIQSDQAKFRVLTTSSTWLGVTYREDKPLVQAGIRKLIDAGVYPERLD
- a CDS encoding HlyD family efflux transporter periplasmic adaptor subunit; the encoded protein is MTLPDTETPASSSKRRKILGAAIFVGLLVIAFSLWRHLAPVNSVYQGYVEADYLYVASPVAGRLLDLSVHRGDKTKSGQTLFRLEPNPEAEQAAETRARLVLAEQNWERAQQMMPSGSISRQQYDQNESEWKAAREAHSQIQWRLDQKTQLAPGAAYVQDTTYVPGEWVPEGRPVVVLLPPERIKIRFYVNAATLNTLRPGDLLTVKPYGGDTSFPATVNYLSTKAEYTPPVIYSNDTRDKLTFLVEAAPDPEIRERLHPGQPVEIRRAQSP